TGTCCTGTAAATATTGTAGATGAAAACTAAACTCTGAATATAGCTGAATTCAAATAGGTTAAGTGGGaacaataagaaacaaacaaaaaacatCATACAATTCCCTAAACCTACTGAGAAAAGCATGCAACTTTCTAATGAGTTATGAAGTTATGGGCATAGATAGGATGATTGACGAGCTATTATCCATATAGCTGATTCTATCTCATGAGATTAAGGTTTTTTATGTATTGTTGTTGAAAAAAATACTTCTCTCTATCACGCTTAGCACATTCTGGCTTTGGTGAGactctttttccctcttttaggcaaaaatgaaaatatcaaaatatgacACACAACAGCAATTTATTCTAGGTCCAACCAACTAATAGCATGTGCATTAGGTATTTCATACTAAAATTAGTCAAAACCATTCAGCTCGAAAACCAAACGCAGAATTAAGTACCAGGATATGAGGACCTATTTGAACTGGACTTCTTTGCCACTTTTTGCCAGGGTGTTTCATTTTAGTTTGAGTTCTTTGCTTCTTCCACCCTATCTTAGTTTCTTTTTCATCtgattctcatttttatttttgatctCTCTCTGAGCATGTGTGGCATAGAACTTCATCTAGCCCGTGTTGCACATATAAAGGGCCATATAGAAAAACTTGTGCATACTGTATACTCAATCATCCTACTTCGTTTCAATAGCCAAAGACTGAATTTATGTCATTGAGGTGAAAAgagttaaaaatttatgtaagtCGCTGGTGGATCAATGATGCGTATACCAGACACCATTCAGCTATCACGTTTGAATCACTAGAAATACGAAATTCAATTTGAAATAAGACTGCAGAAAAAAAAAGGACTAAATAAACAACCATCACAACACTATAGGAGAAGCAAGTTTTGGCATACAATAGCCTTCCTAGAGCATCAATTTTATCCTTGCCGCCCCCGCCGCCTCTAGACCGCTCGCGATTGTCCTTGATCTCCAAGCCCTTTCCTCCCCTCCTGCTGCAAAATTCCAAGCACAACTGACAATTTCACGTTATGGTTTTCCCAGCAGTAATCATCCTATCGTCTGGCCACTGGAAAACctgaagaaataaatgaaaacaacACGTCCTAGGAATGCATTGCTATTATTTTCTTCGGTTTTCTTGGCAGCCAAATGGAGTGGAAACGTACCTTCTGCCGGAATGAGAGGAAGCAGAGAACGAATAGCTCCTGGTGCCGGTGGCGTGGTCCATGACACCTGGGGCACGGAAGCCGGTGAACGgatgcaacaaataagaagCAGTGGCGACAGGTGGAAGAGAAACGCGGCAGTAACAAAGGAATCGAAAGCCACCAGCAGTTACTGAAGCCCAACACATTGAGCGCTCAGAGGTTTCGAGCGACTTGGCAAGGATGTCCAACAGTACAGGTGCGTGTTTTATGGCTTGGTGAAGTTGCAGAGATCTGAGGGTTAACGTGGATCTAAGTGCATCGACGGTCCTCACATTTAGCCCTGAACTCATCGTAGCTGTATTTCGTGTTGAACCAGGCTGGGTGTTTCCTTTCGCTGTCTCACCAATGAAAATAAGCCATCTCATTAAATTTATACACAATATCAAATAGTGATTATTTCAATCTAAGATAAAaaactttaacattttttttacaaaatctaTTCTGTAATtagcagaaaaaaaaattcatatattccaagtaaataaatgaatttttttcagAGAGAATACTTTCAGACATAATAGATGAGTTTTTTCATCCGGAAGATATgagttttttttgttaattacataataaattttaaaaaaagaacgTTAAGTTTTGTGTCATTAATTTAGGATAATCACTATTTGATAATGTGTATAAATTTAATGGGCTCAGATCTGCTGTCTCCTCCCCTGCACTCTTGGCTATTCCACCAATAAAAATAAGTCACATCATCAAATTTATACACATCATCAAATAGTGATTATCCCAAACTAAGGTAAAAAACCTAACGTTCTTCTTACAAAATCCATAAtacaattaacaaaaaaaaaaaaaatccatctcttttagatgaaaaaatgagtttttttcgGACAGAATACTTCTAGgcataatatttgtaaacataatAGATGAGTTTTTTCATCTGgaatatatgagttttttttcttgttaattgCATAATGAATTTTGGAAGATGAATATTAAGTTTTCTGccattaattttgaataatcaatatttgatgatgtgtatatatatttgatgagATGACTTATTTTCATTGTCGGAATAACCAAGGACACATGGGAGGAGACAATAGATTTGGGTGGGGCTGGGAGTAATGTGATTGCTAGCCTAGtgaaattattagtttaaagttcatttttcaattttaataatgttGGGGGTTAATTTTATATAGGGGTGTGCAATGGTTTAGTTATTTCGGGATAGGTAATCGGTTCGGTTATATTGGGAAAAAGTTcgattattaaaaattagttcgGTTTTCCTTGTTCAACTAACTGATTAAATCGAACCAATCGTTAATCAAAACGACGTTTTATGCTAAAAATTGACTATACACAAAGAACCCTATCATGGTCGTGGAGAACAAGGTCTACACATCCAATCCATTTGTGTTCAAAAGTTTTCGAATGCAACGAGAGAGAGGGAAACTGAAACCCTAATACCCTACCGTCACCATCGATTCCTTTTGTCACTTCATTCATCACCTCCGTCTTTCGTCCCCTTTCCCTTTGCTCTCAAACGTCGACAAAGGTGAGTTTATCAGTGAGTTTGAATATTTGAGcgttcgagagagagagaaaccttAATCCATCCTAACTGAAACTGAGAAAACCCTACCATCCGTCGATTCGTTGCCGTCGGTTAGCTCCTTGCCTCATTCAGTTCTACTCTTAACCGAAACCCTAAACCTAAATCCTAATTGATTACCGTCGGGCATAGGTTAGTTTGATTCTTTCCGCATATCAACCCACACCACACCGAGTTGTCTGCAATCCACCCACATGGCCACACCTACGATTGATAGAGGTTAGTTTTGAATTTCTGTTATGTTAGGGTTTcggattttttaaattttttagactTTTAGTTACAAGTTTGGGGGtttgttgttgtctcaatggggtctttcattctctttctcATTTCATTATGTTGTTGtcattctttctctcatttcttattGTTGTTGCCATTCTTTGTTATGTTGGGATTCACTACTTATTCTTCTTAAAACATCTCAGGTTGTATAAGGAAAGAAGGTTGTTGAACTTGCTACAGAATCTTGACAAGGGATCCTCCTCACTCCTGATACATAATAGTTGCAAAATTTCAAGCATGTATTTTTTATCCCAACATTATTTAGTTGTGTAATGTGATTATGTGGTAGAAGTGGATTTCATGTTTAATCAGTTGCTTTATAATAAAGGGAAAAATCACTGGCTAGCAAGTCAAGATTGTTCGAACTTGGTTTGTGAAGATTTTTGGTTCTCCATGGTATCAATGCATTTCatctgtttatttttatttaaattaattcacaaGTAACTTCTAAATGTAAATGTTTCTATTGCTTtgtaaacaacaataatatactAAGgcttttattatattaattcaccagtcctttttatttttggccTCTATATATTGATGtgtgttaaattaaaaataataaatatacattgtTGTTATATGGTCATAATATAGGAAGTGGTTATTTTCTCATGTTATAAACTTAAACTTCTAGTGTTAGTACTAGGAGAAtgatagaattttaattgcagccccttaatttttcttttaaattacaaGATTGTAAGTTAATCACAAGAAAACATTTTAACTCACtatttaaatacatattaattacaattgtattaattttagatggtaAGAGAAGAAGACATCAGTCACACCATAAACATCCCTAGTATGGATGATAGGTCCAAACCTGTACCAATAGTTCTAAGTCAAGGTAGCCAATCTCAAGCTGATAGAGGTGCAACATCACTaggaaaagcaaagagaaaaacaataagAGTTAGGTCAGATGTGTGGGATCATTTTACTAAGTTTACAAATCCAAAGAGTCAGATTAAAGGAAGATGCAACTATTGTTATAGGGTGTTCCACTATGATCctaaaaaaaatgggactacgACTTTAAGAAATCATATGGGAACATGTAAAAAAACACCCTCATGCTTTGGAAACCCACCAAATACAATTAAACTTGCAACCAACTTTAATGGGAGGtaagagagagggggagagtaTGGGATTGgtgaattgaaaatttgatcaaatgCTTGCTATAAAGGCTTTAGCTCGCATGGTGATGGTAGATGAGATGTCTTTCAAATTTGTTGAGCGTGAGGGGTTTAGGCACTTCATTAATgtgatttgtccaaaattttgaattcctTCACATTGGATAATTTATTGtgattgttttgaattattcaatGAAGAGAGATTGAAATTGATGAATGAGGTAAAAAATTCATATCAAATAGTTTGATTAACCACTGACACATGGACTTTCATTCAAAAgattaattatatgtgcttgacggtgcactatattgacaataattggattttgaagaaaaaaatttaaatttttgtccaaTATCTAGTCATAGGGGTGATGTCattgctatggcaattgagaagTGTTCAATGGGATCgaaacttgatagagtttttactttgacagtagataatgctagttcaaatgatgttgttaTGGGTAACTTCaggaaaaaaaatgatgaaataggaTGCTAGCATTATGAGTGGACATTATTTACATATAAGGTGTGTGGCTCATATAATAAATCTGATTGTGCAACATGGGTTGAAAGAGCTAGATGaatcaataacaagagttagggatgcagTCAAATATATTAGACAATCTCCAACAagactaagaaaattcaaagaatgtgtGGAAGTGGAAAAAATCGAATCTAAAGGCCTATTGTAGTTGGATGTTGCAACTAGATGGAATTCCACATACTTGACGTTAAAGAatgctcaaaagtttgagagggcttttgagaaatttgatgAGGAAGAGCCATGTTTTATACTTGATCTTGGTACAAGTAGTTGGAATAATGAGCTGCAACATGTTATTACCATTGATGGGAGACCCAAGCCAGAGGATTGGATGAGAGTCAGAATGTTTGTTAGAGTGTTGCAATAATTTTACGAGCTTACTTTGCGGGTTCTTCATATGTCACCTCCAACACATTTTTCCATGAGATTAGTACTGTTCAATGTCTCTTACATGAGTGGCAAGAGGGTGATGATCTTGAGTTGAGTGAGATGActagaaaaatgaaagagaagtTTGACAAATATTGGGGGGAttcgaaaaaaataaatcacctgCTTTACATTGCTGTGGTGTTTGATCCTAGGCACAAGTTAGAGTTTATAGAGTATGCACTTTAGGAGATGTATCTAGATGAGAAAAGGGTTGTTGCAGTTTAGTCCTTAAAAAATGTCGTACATACTTTGtatgaagaatataagaaaaaattggcaCTTTAAGGTGAACTAGGAGAGTCGTCTCAAGTGTCTACTCCACTTGTTGGGGAGAATGTCGAGAAGGGAAAATCTAGCATACCAAACTTGCTTAGTTCTCTTTTCAAAAAGTATAAGTCTACTAGTGGTAGTGGGTCTACAACTATCCCTTCAAAATGGgataattatttaagtgaagTGTGTGATGAGGAAACTAATgactttgacattttgaattggTGGAAAACTAATTGTCATCGGTTTCCTATTCTATCTTCTATGACTCGGGATGTGTTAATAATTTCAGTTTCTACTATTGCGTTTGAGTCTCCTTTCAGCACAGAAGGTCAGGTACTTAATTCATTTAGGAGTTCTCTATCTCTTAAAGTGGTTGGAAAGTTGTTTTGTACTCAAAATTGGCTTTGGTCATCTACCACCCCAATGaatgttgaagaagatttggattatgttgaacaacttgaagaaggtaaactCATTACtactctttttttaaaattttagttcaatacttgttactttgaaattatttaattaattctgtgTATTGTTTTTAGAATTGACAAAGGTTACCGTTAATAGCCCACACCTATAAAAATTTAGATTCTGAAGACTCATGCATTTGTAATTGTAAATAAGAGTATTTGAGCCTCTCAGTATTTCAATATCTGTTTTAATGTGTTGAATACATTAGTTAATATCtatttattacattattttaCAGATTTAGAATGAAGCATATATGGTATTTTAGTTCAATCACCCCCCCCATAGCCACAGGTAGTTATATCCTTTGTTATCTATGgcatttgtttatatattagcTTTGGTTTGAGGAGTTACTTTACCAAGTCACCTCCTGTGGCTTTGCAGCTAGGGTTGCAAAGGAGCCAAGCCGAACTAAGCTTCCCTAAGCTTAGCTCGGCTCAATAACATTTAGCACTGGCTCAAGCTCACACTCGGCTCGTTAATTGGATTAGCGAGCCGGGCTTAGGCTCTGGCTTGGCTGGGGCTTCAgctgaaatttaataatttttttttatttagaaaaatctaataaattgatgtgtaataaaaatattaacatataatcaacaaatatacataaatcaACCAAAGTAGGAAACAATCAAACAATGACAAAAACTCAGCAACAAAAATACACCTATTTTCCACCAGTCACAGTATGCATATCGACATAAAGATAAACAATACTCAACAACAAATAATAGTATGCAAAAAAATAACCATTGAGATGAGGCCGTGCGGTCAAGAGGGCTGTACTGTGTGGTGAGAGACGGCGGAGAGGGCGGCGAGAGGCTTCGGCTTTCTTTTCTGAAGCCGGCGATGAGAGAGGCAGCGAGAGGCAATGAGGGCAGCCGGCGAGGTGAGAGACGACGGGGAGGGCAGCCGTTGCGGTGAGAGACGgcggagagggagagaggctTCGGCTTTCTTCTCCGAAGTCGGCGGCGAGCGGCGGTGGTAGGCTTCAGAGAGGCAGCGAGCAGCGGTGATGGCAGACGAAGCGGTGAGAGACGGCGGAAGGGGCAGCCGGCGGTGACGGCAGCCGTTCTTCCTTGCTCTTCAAGTTAATTGCATTTGGGAATAGGAGGCGGGAGGTTGGAGCACAAATTAGGATTTTTAGGAAAGTTAGTATTTATATAGGGtgtgtttttataatttataatatataaaatataaaaatttaaaaactcttaTGCTGTTATACTCTATCAAAGaagtataaattattattgattctaataataataattttaattattattataaattaatcattttaattattattatagacAATTATTAATGTGATGtaagtttatatattttgtttataaataaaatatttagaatgtGCATTTAATATTATCGGTAAGAttgtaatgattaattttttaaaatttaatataacattaaacttTAATAGAGTAAAATAAGTATTACTCGAATGAAATATACAGAGTTActaaatagtaattttttgaaatttaattatacaaaattataaatatagattTATTACAAATATTAATGTTATTCTATCAATTAAGATAAGTATATAATTGAATTagtatataattgattaattccttaaatatttaagttactcaactaaatatttctttacttgattaaaataataattattccaTTATGCTTAtacattaattgattaattttaagtcacaacaaatatttttatcaatatattCTATTAAACATCGAGCCAACTCTAGCTTATCGAGCCAAACTTTGTTGAGCTTAAGCTTAGCTCATTAATAAATCGAACTTCAAATTTATGCTTAAGCTTGGTTCATTTACCTTAACGAACGAACTCAAACGAGCTTTTACTAAATCGAGCCTGAACAACTCGGCTCATTTGTGTCCCTACCAGAAATGAATTAGCCATTTCTTGGTACACCAAAAAGACTTGCAGTATTCACTAAGATGCTTCATAGTATGATACCATAG
This window of the Diospyros lotus cultivar Yz01 chromosome 5, ASM1463336v1, whole genome shotgun sequence genome carries:
- the LOC127801167 gene encoding uncharacterized protein LOC127801167 isoform X1 produces the protein MSSGLNVRTVDALRSTLTLRSLQLHQAIKHAPVLLDILAKSLETSERSMCWASVTAGGFRFLCYCRVSLPPVATASYLLHPFTGFRAPGVMDHATGTRSYSFSASSHSGRSRRGGKGLEIKDNRERSRGGGGGKDKIDALGRLLTRVLRHMTSELNLNIRSDGYVRVQDLLKLNMKTFANIPLRAHTVDDIREAVRKDNKQRFSLLEDNGELLIRANQGHTIVTVETESLLKPILSAEEIPGEDSFKCHTIHWS
- the LOC127801167 gene encoding uncharacterized protein LOC127801167 isoform X2, coding for MSSGLNVRTVDALRSTLTLRSLQLHQAIKHAPVLLDILAKSLETSERSMCWASVTAGGFRFLCYCRVSLPPVATASYLLHPFTGFRAPGVMDHATGTRSYSFSASSHSGRRRGGKGLEIKDNRERSRGGGGGKDKIDALGRLLTRVLRHMTSELNLNIRSDGYVRVQDLLKLNMKTFANIPLRAHTVDDIREAVRKDNKQRFSLLEDNGELLIRANQGHTIVTVETESLLKPILSAEEIPGEDSFKCHTIHWS